A segment of the Nyctibius grandis isolate bNycGra1 chromosome 27, bNycGra1.pri, whole genome shotgun sequence genome:
ttttgcagcCGGCACCCAGTGTActgtaaaagaataaatacttAGGCTTTCCATAGCTGTATTGAGACTTTCATCAAGGTGAAATAGTTGAtgtctgtgtgcttttttttttccccccctcccctgccctgcccccctcccctccctccattTCCCCAGTCACTTTATCAAGCAAGAAAACTGAATGATTGGTCTAAGTATTACTTTAACCAAAAAGATCAGGAGTTTTGTTCGTGGAATAGAGGGCAGtactgtggtttttttggttttttttcatgttaccTCTATTCTCAATTTAGGGTTTTCTTCTCTGGGAGATGCATTATCTTTGTAAAACAAACATTGCTTTCTCcagttttttctgttaatgGCAAAGAATGGAAATAGAATAAAGTTttactgattttgaaaaaagcCTCGCGCCTGGCCCGTGTCGTGCTTCGCGGGGGCGGCGCCCTCCGCCGGCGTCACGTGCCCGGAAGTGGCGCAGGCGCCGCGAGGCTCTTCCGGCGGCGGGCGATGACGCGGCGCCGGGGCCGGAAGCCGGAAGGCGCTGGGGAGGTGTTCCGCGtccgcgggggcggcgggaccgggctggcggcggcggcgggctggGCTGCGCCGCGCTCCGCCCGGGTCCGCGCGGAGGGCGATGACCGAGTACaagctggtggtggtgggagccGGCGGCGTCGGCAAGAGCGCGCTGACCATCCAGCTCATCCAGAACCACTTCGTGGACGAGTACGACCCCACCATTGAGGTGAGCCGGGGCGGTGCCGCGGTGGGGACCATCCCGCACGGGGAGTCGAGACGGGAGGCTGCTGCCGAGCGTGTTTGCTTAAGCAGCCAGATGTGGGACCAGAGTGCAGAGAACGAGCAATTCTGGGAACGCTTTCAAAGGCTCCCTGCCCGTTCTGCCCCTTGCTTTTCAAAGCAGGGTGTAGGCAGCCGGCAACGGCAACAAAAGAAGTCACCGCCGACACATGTAGATTGTAGATTCTAGTCGTGATGTTGTAGTGATggtatttataatattttttttctgtctaccAATTGAGGAATTTCTTACGAagatcaggatttttttttttttttgtaagaaaggTTGAGGAGGCCTAGGGTAACGTTTTAAATGCTGATagttaaaatactgtttgtttttaattggtGGGGACTAGAAAAGCTCTGAATCAGActtaaaattattgttatttttccttaataaagCCTGAAGTGGAAACAAGTAGTACAATGTTTTTCTCTAATCTAAACTTCACTTGTGTATTTTGCAGGATTCGTATAGAAAGCAAGTTGTTATTGATGGAGAGACATGCTTGTTAGACATTCTGGACACTGCAGGACAGGAAGAGTACAGTGCCATGCGTGATCAGTACATGAGAACCGGGGAAGGATTCCTCTGTGTTTTTGCCATTAACAACAGTAAATCGTTTGCTGATATTAACCTTTACAGGTATGATCTGGGTCTTTACCGCAGGGAGGGAAGACTGGAAAAGGCATCAGACCCATTTGCTATTAGACCCAGTGAAGACTAAATAAtagataaatattaaatatccTACTTCTTTCAGAAAGTTTCTTAGCcttctctgtgattctgtgtgtacACGTTATCAGTCAGTTGAGAATGGGACAGTGATCTGGGTGATTGTGTTAATCAAATGATATTTAGGGCATAGAGAACATGATCTCTGAGAAAATGGTTACGAAGGCAAACACATGTCAGAGTGGAGTTATGCGTGAACTAGAACATGGGAGCGTATGAAGTTGTTAGACCTACTGCTGTAGGTTATAATGACTGAGGTCCTGTACAgctttaatatgtatttttgtagCATGAGGCTGTTTGAATATTGAACTAAAACAGcttttatatttagaaaatagtttctcactttttaaattttttttttttttaaagagaacagatCAAGAGAGTGAAAGATTCAGATGATGTGCCAATGGTGCTAGTTGGGAATAAGTGTGATTTGCCCACAAGAACGGTAGACACAAAACAGGCTCAAGAATTGGCAAAAAGCTATGGAATCCCCTTCATAGAGACATCTGCTAAAACCAGACAGGTAAGATGCTTCCATTCTTGGTCTGACTTCTTCCTGTATGCTAAATGCTGAATGGTCTCGCATTTTCTCgtgtactttttttcttacaggagtaagcattttttaatccatttggAATTTTTAGCTTTTGATTTCCCCACTTGCTCTTTGCTTGAAAGAGTTGTGTTTGTGTCGCTGGGCTAGGCCAGTACACAAACCCCTTTAGACTTGTATTGACTTTCTTTCAAGTGAGTCGTGTTTGTAAGAAGAAGAGAGCTTCATCTGCTCTTGTGGAGCAGTGGTCAGACTGTGTGGTTAGTCATCCCAGACCTGTTTGGTTTTCTTGGCTTCTTATTGAAGGCTAATTATAAAATTATGTTTACAGAAAGATTTCCCCAGACTGGACTAATAGACTTCTTCAGAGTTGCATTGAATACATGGCTCTGTCCAGTCAGCCTGTGTTCTACCTACATCAGTgtgaaatgaagcagaaaaggtGCAATTATTAAGCGTAGCCAGAAAACTCTAAGAATTCTAAAATGGAGCTGATTAGTCAAGTAGTAGCTTATTTCCTGCATGGAACCTCTCTACAGTCATaatttgtcttctttcttttaatgtctGTTACCGGATGTTTGCCTCGGAGGAAGAGTTAAGAGTGTAAGTGGAGAGTTTTGGACATAAGTGGTAGTTTCTTCCTCTTGTGAACTATGGGATAAGTTGGCTACTGCTCTTCCTGTAGTAGTATGTCTTTCAAATATGTTAAGGGATTCTGTGATGGAAAGAACGGTGATCTCAAAagcttcaggaaagaaaattctttacCTGGATCATTTGCATTCAGGGTGTGGAAGATGCTTTTTACACACTGGTGAGAGAGATCCGGCAGTACCGGATGAAAAAGCTCAACAGCAATGAAGATGGGAATCAAGGCTGTATGGGATTGTCTTGCATTGTGATGTGATAAGGtgagctgttattttttttcattggctTCTTGTCTGGATGTCTTTCAGTTGTTGATAGCATGGTTTAGAAATACTAGCTGCTACAGGTGGGTTTAACCCAGACATTTAGGTCCTACAATTAATTACTTCTccaaaattgttattttttttccctattaagAGATAGCAAAacttaagaaaaggaaattctgtTCACAGCAACCTCTTGGCTGTAACCTGTGGATTTCCACTGAACTGATAATTGTGTGATTTTCTGTATCGTTCTGGTCAGTGTCTCCTTCCTTTGGGAAACCATTTTGACTATTTGGAGAATGTGTAATTTCTGTCTTGCACAAGAGAAATATCTGAACTAGAAAGAGGAGTGTGCACAATTCTGCAATCGCCATTTGCTGATGATTGACTTCTGTGCAGCTTATCTTGAGCTGTGTTCCTCTGGAATATGCACTGTTCAGagattaaacaaataaaataatgcgAGTAATGAAATTTATGAGTTCCCCAACTGAGTGAAATTCTTTTCAGCAGTTACCTACAAGATGTTGCTCATCACTGTAAAAACAGGTAGACCAGTTCAGGACTCGTACTATGCTGTTGCACTATGCATCCATCACAAAGTTGGACAGCAGCTAATTAGAGATGCCTTTCTGTTCCAGATGCCAAGAATACGTGGTTCAGATGTAGCTGCTGGATGAGTCTCGATGCTACTGTATTGCGTCTCATGCTGATGCCCTGCAGTATTTTGGTGCCAGTGACCAGAATCTTGGTACCAGTTAATTAGCACAAGGtccttttctgtgcttcatcTGAAGAGAACATCTGTGGCACCTACCTCCTTGCTCAGCTAACGGAGCAGTCGCATCTCTTGATGTACTGGGATTCTTTTCTCACTGTGTTATATGGGTTTGTTCAAGAAGAAAACCAGTCACAAGAAAAGTGAACTATAGAGACTAAATGCTGTGAAAAAGATGACACTTTACCTCTAGAGTAAAAGCTAGACGTGATGTTTGTCCCCTTTCTATTGGATTCTGATTTGCAGTGCTGTCAGAGGAGTGGCACTAATCATTGCTTGGCAGGTAATGTCAGAAATGGTTTTGCCGCCATGAATGCTTCTGTCGCGTATCAGATTGGTGTCTGCGCTCTGTGCACCTGTACAGCATATTGGCAACATCTCCTTTGTGCCAGGAGTACCACTTAACTGatccttcattttctgtaataaaaaggaGATATCTTTCATAACTTAAGTGCCTGTTTGCTAAGAAGATTTGAAGTTGTCCCCTGTTCCCTTGGGTTGAGGAAAACCCCGAGGACTGGAATTTCTTGGGAGTTCATTGTCTTAAGCAGGCAAGTCTTGTGTGGGTGCTCTCCTTGCCTGACAGGACACTAAAACGGGAATTTGTAGGCTGGAAGATCCAGCAGGCACTTGTAAGGTTGTTGAACTAGGGAGGGGAACATACTGCAtctgttttttactttctttgtaGGTGGAactgtttctgttgtttttctgcagcattCAAATCTCTTCCAAGTTGGACCAAATTAGTCAGCTGTTCATTTTTAACATTAACTGCCAACATTTATGGGCAGCTTCTCAATAGTTAATCTAGTAACTGGAGGTTAGTTAGTTTGGACAGCTGTTATTCAGCTCTGTCTGTAACTTGCAAATTattgtgaattattttcttaccaTGAGACTGTAAACATAGTCTCTGTAAAATGTAGTTGGAGAGTCTCCCGGTCAGGGAAGGAGTGTGGGATTTCAGGTTGACTGTATGTGGTGCAGTGGCTGTCACGGACTTAGTATGTCCAGACTGAGGGGAGAGGACAATGAGCTCTAACAGAAAACTGAGCGAGCTTCTGATTGCAGCATCCTTGCAAAATGAGGAAGGAAGCGATTTCCTTGATGACTGTGCAGAAGGTGTTTGATATACTGACAGGAATTCTGGGCTTGTTCTAACAGCCTCAAAGTATGAGAGAATTACTGCATAAGCTGTGTGAGTTCTTCCTAGAACAAAATATTGTCACATCATGTAATTGGGGCGCACAAGTGTGGTCACTGTTGCAAAACTTACCAGTGTTCCTTGGAATACTGTGTCCTTCCCTAGTTCTTGTGCTGCTGATGCTGGATTCTGTTCTGTGTGGTCAGACAGTGTATCCCACAGCAGAGATGAGTTCCCAGTTACTCTCTGGTGGAAGAATAATGAGCCTCCAGCCAACAGAGGGAGCGTGGGTCAGTCTGCCAAACCAGCATGAGCAGAGAAAGTGCAAGAGGCTTAATGTCAGGTTGTTGGTGCCAGATTCATACATC
Coding sequences within it:
- the NRAS gene encoding GTPase NRas; this encodes MTEYKLVVVGAGGVGKSALTIQLIQNHFVDEYDPTIEDSYRKQVVIDGETCLLDILDTAGQEEYSAMRDQYMRTGEGFLCVFAINNSKSFADINLYREQIKRVKDSDDVPMVLVGNKCDLPTRTVDTKQAQELAKSYGIPFIETSAKTRQGVEDAFYTLVREIRQYRMKKLNSNEDGNQGCMGLSCIVM